Proteins encoded by one window of Roseibium sp. Sym1:
- a CDS encoding LytTR family DNA-binding domain-containing protein: MFTKREFTIVFDLERKLFLYFGVALLATFFGPFGTYDLMTFWERMVFWFLDILGGMAIIVCVLHVFFHSRLTAFIPPFPRFLLSVAFGALPTAAYITVLFSLVGPRIEITTPYPMLVAQVVVFSTILLLAEFFLWPAVFGRTEAPVVDARSDVSEVEPEPTDDPQVVPLLNRLPDNCRVGAVISISMQDHYAEVTTTTGASLLLIRLTDAIDLLEGYPGCRIHRSHWVARDFVSNVEKTGRRMIVRMKDGRELPVGATYVETVRQQFKLGQAATS, encoded by the coding sequence ATGTTCACGAAGCGTGAATTTACAATCGTTTTTGATCTTGAGCGAAAGCTGTTCCTGTATTTCGGGGTGGCTTTGCTGGCCACCTTTTTCGGGCCGTTCGGGACTTACGACCTGATGACGTTCTGGGAACGCATGGTGTTCTGGTTCCTGGACATCCTGGGTGGCATGGCGATCATCGTTTGTGTCTTGCACGTGTTCTTTCACAGCCGCCTGACGGCGTTCATCCCGCCATTTCCGCGCTTCTTGTTGAGTGTCGCTTTCGGGGCATTGCCCACGGCGGCCTACATCACGGTTCTCTTCTCCCTGGTCGGTCCGCGGATAGAAATCACCACGCCCTACCCGATGCTTGTCGCGCAGGTGGTGGTGTTCTCGACGATCCTGCTGCTCGCCGAGTTCTTCCTGTGGCCGGCCGTTTTCGGCAGGACCGAGGCACCGGTTGTCGATGCCAGAAGCGATGTCTCCGAGGTGGAGCCGGAGCCGACGGACGACCCACAGGTCGTTCCGCTCCTGAACCGGCTGCCCGACAACTGCCGGGTCGGCGCTGTCATTTCGATATCCATGCAGGATCACTATGCCGAGGTGACCACGACAACGGGTGCGTCGCTTCTGCTGATCCGCTTGACCGACGCGATCGATCTTCTCGAAGGCTATCCCGGGTGCAGGATCCATCGCTCGCATTGGGTCGCCCGGGATTTTGTTTCGAACGTTGAGAAAACCGGAAGACGCATGATCGTCCGCATGAAGGATGGCAGGGAACTGCCCGTCGGCGCGACCTATGTCGAGACTGTCAGGCAGCAGTTCAAGCTGGGGCAGGCCGCAACTTCCTGA
- a CDS encoding peptidoglycan -binding protein, with amino-acid sequence MAGGLRARRRGQATDYWPGFVDAMATLLLVIIFLLSIFMIAQFFLSQQLSGRDTVLNRLNAQISELTELLALERANAGELEDTILGLQASLSDAEAEQTRLLGLLDSSSGAADAAGGRATRLENLLDDERQISQEALAQVELLNQQIAALRRQIAAANAALEASEAKEADSQAKIASLGKRLNAALVQRVQELSRYRSDFFGRLREILSQRSDISVVGDRFVFQSEVLFDSGQEDINPDGQQELDKLAEAILELSGQIPDEINWVLRVDGHTDARPLSGTGRLRNNWELSAARAISVVRYLIEKGVDPKRLVAAGFGEFQPLEEGESPEALAKNRRIELKLTER; translated from the coding sequence ATGGCAGGAGGACTGCGTGCCCGCCGCCGGGGACAGGCGACCGACTACTGGCCCGGCTTCGTCGATGCCATGGCAACGCTCCTGCTCGTCATCATCTTCCTGCTGTCGATCTTCATGATCGCGCAGTTCTTCCTGTCGCAGCAGCTTTCCGGCCGGGACACGGTGCTCAACCGGCTCAATGCCCAGATCAGCGAACTGACCGAACTTCTTGCGCTGGAACGCGCCAATGCCGGCGAGCTGGAGGACACGATCCTCGGCCTGCAGGCAAGCCTGTCGGACGCCGAAGCCGAACAGACCCGTCTTCTCGGCCTGCTGGACAGCAGCTCCGGGGCCGCGGATGCGGCCGGAGGCCGCGCCACCCGTCTTGAAAACCTGCTCGACGACGAACGCCAGATCAGCCAGGAGGCCCTGGCTCAGGTGGAACTGCTCAACCAGCAGATCGCCGCGCTCCGCCGCCAGATCGCAGCCGCCAACGCGGCGCTGGAAGCCTCCGAGGCCAAGGAAGCCGACAGCCAGGCCAAGATTGCCAGCCTCGGCAAACGGCTCAACGCCGCCCTCGTCCAGAGGGTTCAGGAACTGTCGCGCTACCGCTCCGACTTCTTCGGCCGCCTGCGCGAGATCCTGTCCCAGCGCTCCGACATTTCCGTTGTCGGCGACCGCTTCGTGTTCCAGTCCGAAGTGCTGTTCGATTCAGGCCAGGAGGACATCAACCCGGACGGACAGCAGGAACTCGACAAGCTCGCAGAAGCCATCCTGGAACTCAGCGGCCAGATCCCGGACGAGATCAACTGGGTGCTCAGGGTCGACGGCCACACGGACGCCCGCCCGCTTTCGGGCACCGGCCGCCTGCGCAACAACTGGGAGCTTTCCGCCGCCCGCGCCATCTCGGTCGTGCGCTACCTGATCGAAAAGGGCGTCGATCCCAAACGCCTTGTCGCCGCCGGTTTCGGCGAGTTCCAGCCCCTGGAAGAAGGCGAGTCGCCCGAGGCACTGGCGAAAAATCGCCGGATCGAATTGAAGCTTACGGAGCGTTGA
- a CDS encoding flagellar motor protein MotA produces MAREFDPYSLSSPRAYLTFMIIFLVIVAFIAFILFPQISTAFMSNPGLNGLIVLVGVFGVLLLFGRVIRLFPEITWVNSFRIGDPALDTRSPVLLAPMAALLGNKAGDMALTPTTARSILDSIGMRLEESREMSRYLTGLLVFLGLLGTFWGLLQTVSSVGATIQSLDVGSGDANVIFEDLKAGLEAPLSGMGTAFSSSLFGLTGSLILGFLDLQAGQAQNRFYNELEDWLSTVTDIASEEGLFDASDSPGVEQIQASISALQKSMEDGGGRNANQAMANLAEGIQGLVKHVRSEQQMMRDWAESQGEQQKRIEGLLTSIAAAFDRAKE; encoded by the coding sequence ATGGCCAGAGAATTTGACCCCTACAGCCTGTCCAGCCCGAGGGCCTATCTGACCTTCATGATCATCTTCCTGGTGATCGTCGCTTTCATTGCCTTCATCCTGTTCCCGCAAATCTCCACCGCCTTCATGAGCAATCCCGGCCTCAACGGACTGATTGTCCTGGTCGGCGTCTTCGGCGTGCTGCTGCTGTTCGGCCGGGTGATCCGGCTTTTCCCGGAAATCACCTGGGTCAACTCCTTCCGCATCGGCGATCCGGCCCTGGACACCCGCTCGCCCGTGCTGCTGGCGCCGATGGCCGCCCTTCTGGGCAACAAGGCCGGCGACATGGCCCTGACGCCGACCACCGCGCGCTCGATCCTGGATTCCATCGGCATGCGCCTTGAGGAGAGCCGCGAGATGTCGCGCTACCTCACCGGCCTTCTGGTGTTTCTCGGCCTGCTCGGCACCTTCTGGGGCCTGCTGCAGACCGTCAGCTCGGTCGGTGCCACCATCCAGTCGCTGGATGTCGGCTCGGGCGATGCCAACGTGATTTTCGAGGACCTGAAAGCCGGCCTGGAGGCACCGCTGTCCGGCATGGGCACGGCCTTCTCGTCCTCGCTGTTCGGCCTGACCGGCTCCCTGATCCTCGGCTTCCTCGATCTTCAGGCGGGCCAGGCCCAGAACCGGTTCTACAACGAGCTGGAGGACTGGCTCTCCACCGTCACAGATATTGCCTCGGAGGAAGGCCTGTTCGACGCATCGGACTCGCCCGGTGTCGAACAGATCCAGGCCTCGATCTCGGCGCTGCAAAAGAGCATGGAGGATGGCGGCGGCCGGAACGCGAACCAGGCCATGGCCAACCTGGCCGAAGGCATCCAGGGGCTGGTCAAGCATGTGCGCTCCGAACAGCAGATGATGCGCGACTGGGCCGAGTCCCAGGGTGAGCAGCAGAAGCGGATCGAGGGCCTTTTGACCTCCATCGCCGCGGCCTTCGACCGGGCGAAAGAATAA
- a CDS encoding inositol monophosphatase family protein, whose amino-acid sequence MARTALLNVMVQAAIKAGRSLVRDFGEVENLQVSRKGPGDFVSAADRKAEEIVRAELTRARPTFGLVMEESGEVEGTDGQHRWHVDPLDGTTNFLHGIPIFATSIALERAGEIVAGVIYNPVMDELYTAERGRGAFLNDRRLRVAGRTELNDMVFGTGLPFIGKGDHGRTLRELRYIMPEVAGIRRCGAAALDLAWTASGRLDGYWERNLNSWDIAAGLLMVREAGGFVSDLAGKNKMLDSGDVVVGNEDAHKHLLRLLKQAEAPAQG is encoded by the coding sequence ATGGCCCGCACAGCTCTCCTCAACGTGATGGTTCAAGCCGCAATCAAGGCCGGGCGTTCCCTGGTCCGGGATTTCGGCGAAGTGGAAAACCTGCAGGTTTCCCGGAAGGGCCCTGGAGACTTCGTCTCGGCCGCCGACCGCAAGGCCGAGGAAATCGTGCGCGCCGAACTGACCAGGGCGCGTCCGACCTTCGGTCTCGTCATGGAGGAAAGCGGTGAAGTCGAGGGCACCGACGGCCAGCATCGCTGGCATGTCGACCCGCTCGACGGCACCACCAATTTCCTGCATGGCATTCCGATCTTCGCCACCTCCATCGCCCTGGAGCGCGCGGGCGAGATCGTCGCAGGCGTCATCTACAATCCGGTCATGGACGAGCTCTACACGGCCGAGCGCGGCCGCGGTGCCTTCCTCAACGACCGCCGCCTGCGCGTTGCCGGCCGCACCGAGCTGAATGACATGGTCTTCGGCACCGGCCTGCCCTTCATCGGCAAGGGCGACCACGGCCGCACCCTGCGCGAGCTGCGCTACATCATGCCGGAAGTCGCCGGCATCCGACGCTGCGGTGCCGCCGCGCTCGATCTTGCCTGGACCGCCTCGGGCCGTCTTGACGGCTACTGGGAACGCAATCTCAATTCCTGGGACATCGCCGCAGGGCTGCTGATGGTGCGCGAGGCCGGTGGTTTCGTTTCCGACCTGGCCGGCAAGAACAAGATGCTGGACAGCGGCGACGTCGTCGTCGGCAACGAGGATGCCCACAAGCATTTGCTGCGGCTCCTGAAACAGGCGGAAGCTCCGGCCCAGGGGTAA
- the efp gene encoding elongation factor P: MKINGNEIKPGNVLQHQDTLWAVVKVQHVKPGKGGAFAQVEMKNLLDGRKLNERFRSEDKVERVRLEQKDFQYLYTQDDMLIFMDTETYEQLELQSDFVGDRAAFLQDGMMVTVELHEERPIGITLPQHVTLEISEADAVVKGQTQSSSYKPALMENGVRVMVPPFITAGEKIIVDTGTLEYVRRAD; this comes from the coding sequence ATGAAAATCAACGGAAACGAAATCAAGCCCGGTAACGTGCTTCAGCACCAGGACACCCTGTGGGCGGTTGTCAAAGTCCAGCACGTCAAGCCCGGAAAGGGCGGCGCCTTCGCACAGGTCGAGATGAAGAACCTGCTCGACGGCCGCAAGCTCAACGAGCGTTTCCGCTCCGAGGACAAGGTCGAGCGCGTGCGCCTGGAGCAGAAGGACTTCCAGTACCTTTACACCCAGGACGACATGCTGATCTTCATGGATACGGAAACCTACGAGCAGCTGGAACTCCAGTCCGATTTCGTCGGCGACCGCGCCGCCTTCCTGCAGGACGGCATGATGGTCACCGTGGAACTGCATGAAGAACGCCCGATCGGCATCACCCTGCCGCAGCATGTGACCCTGGAAATCTCCGAAGCCGACGCCGTCGTCAAGGGCCAGACCCAGTCGTCGTCCTACAAGCCTGCGCTCATGGAAAACGGCGTGCGCGTGATGGTGCCGCCCTTCATCACCGCCGGCGAGAAGATCATCGTCGACACCGGCACCCTGGAATATGTCCGCCGCGCGGACTGA
- a CDS encoding tetratricopeptide repeat protein, with the protein MPTTRVSLRRNSGAAKLLATVTLALLSASPATAQQQDGDTAPAPGAAAETLATNGGAPVPALIDVTTKDKTLRSIIDAGPPKLAEGDKASASTAYSAFQRGWFLTALGLATPLAEQEDVAAQAMLGVLHEAGLGIRQDKAKAADWYRLAAAKGDAGSAMQLAQLYLLGTGVETDKKKAADYFEQAAAAGNASALYNLALLYQEGEGRPFNEAKARELLEEAAQLNDPEAQYALGLSYIEAQTGLNDPGQGAFWLGRAARRGHTSAQVYYGILRFQGKGVDPDESEAADWFERAATAGNPVAMNRLARVYAYGRGREQDFAAAAGWHLIARTLGVSDFNLDRIVESLDETTMAEAKKLAEQYSATLMAPSEDPARESP; encoded by the coding sequence ATGCCCACAACAAGGGTGAGCCTTCGACGGAACTCAGGCGCCGCCAAGCTGCTGGCGACGGTCACACTTGCCCTTTTGTCGGCTTCCCCGGCCACGGCGCAGCAACAGGACGGCGACACGGCGCCGGCTCCCGGAGCCGCCGCTGAAACACTAGCGACAAACGGTGGCGCCCCTGTCCCGGCCCTGATCGACGTGACCACGAAGGACAAGACCCTGCGCAGCATCATCGATGCGGGTCCGCCAAAGCTGGCGGAAGGTGACAAGGCCTCCGCCTCGACCGCCTATTCCGCATTTCAGCGCGGCTGGTTCCTGACCGCTCTCGGACTTGCGACACCGCTGGCGGAACAGGAGGACGTGGCCGCACAGGCGATGCTGGGCGTCCTGCATGAAGCCGGCCTGGGCATCCGGCAGGACAAGGCCAAGGCGGCCGACTGGTACCGTCTGGCCGCCGCCAAGGGCGACGCCGGCTCTGCCATGCAGCTGGCGCAGCTCTATCTGCTTGGAACCGGCGTGGAGACCGACAAGAAGAAAGCCGCCGACTATTTCGAGCAGGCCGCCGCCGCAGGCAACGCGTCCGCCCTGTACAATCTCGCCCTGCTCTACCAGGAAGGCGAAGGCCGCCCGTTCAACGAGGCAAAGGCGCGCGAGCTGCTCGAAGAGGCCGCCCAACTGAATGACCCCGAGGCACAATACGCGCTTGGCCTCAGCTATATCGAGGCCCAGACCGGTCTGAACGATCCCGGTCAGGGGGCGTTCTGGCTGGGCCGCGCGGCGCGGCGCGGTCATACCTCCGCCCAGGTCTATTACGGCATCCTCAGGTTCCAGGGCAAAGGCGTCGACCCGGACGAGTCGGAAGCCGCGGACTGGTTCGAACGGGCGGCAACCGCCGGCAACCCGGTTGCCATGAACCGCCTGGCGCGCGTCTACGCCTATGGCCGCGGCCGCGAACAGGACTTTGCCGCAGCCGCGGGCTGGCATCTGATTGCGCGGACGCTCGGCGTTTCGGATTTCAACCTCGACCGGATCGTGGAAAGCCTGGACGAGACCACGATGGCCGAGGCCAAGAAGCTGGCCGAACAATACTCGGCCACACTGATGGCCCCTTCGGAGGATCCGGCACGGGAATCTCCGTAA
- a CDS encoding thiamine phosphate synthase — MNRPRLFLVTPPVFDTADLAAQLKQAFSGGDIACVMIYMPGAGTKEVQAAASVLVPVIQEGGAAAIVYGDTQAAGRSGADGVHVDSSLEDVKLAVESFQPDRIVGTGGTKLKHDAMEWAETGVDYLFFGKLDLPEKDAAHDRTLKSAAWWAELFETPCVAMAGNALDTLGDVAATGADFVALKDAVWQSGNGISSTIAEANRILEAYPFPEVE; from the coding sequence GTGAATCGCCCCCGCCTCTTTCTCGTGACACCGCCGGTCTTTGACACGGCCGACCTGGCTGCACAGCTCAAGCAGGCCTTTTCGGGCGGCGACATCGCCTGTGTGATGATCTACATGCCCGGCGCCGGGACCAAGGAAGTACAGGCGGCAGCCAGCGTGCTGGTGCCCGTCATCCAGGAGGGCGGCGCCGCGGCGATCGTCTATGGAGACACCCAGGCCGCCGGCCGCAGCGGAGCCGACGGGGTTCATGTCGACAGCTCCCTGGAAGACGTGAAGCTGGCAGTCGAGAGTTTTCAGCCCGACCGCATCGTCGGCACGGGTGGCACCAAGCTCAAGCATGACGCCATGGAATGGGCGGAAACCGGTGTCGACTACCTCTTTTTCGGCAAGCTCGACCTGCCTGAAAAGGATGCGGCCCATGACCGGACCCTCAAGAGTGCGGCCTGGTGGGCGGAACTGTTCGAGACCCCGTGCGTCGCCATGGCCGGCAACGCGCTTGACACGCTCGGGGATGTTGCCGCGACGGGTGCGGATTTCGTCGCGCTGAAAGACGCCGTGTGGCAGTCCGGTAACGGGATTTCATCCACAATCGCGGAAGCCAACCGCATCCTGGAGGCTTATCCGTTTCCAGAGGTTGAATAG
- the fba gene encoding class II fructose-bisphosphate aldolase (catalyzes the reversible aldol condensation of dihydroxyacetonephosphate and glyceraldehyde 3-phosphate in the Calvin cycle, glycolysis, and/or gluconeogenesis) — MARITLRQLLDHAAEHDYGVPAFNINNMEQALAIMAAADQTDSPVIIQASRGARAYAHDVMLKHMMDAVVEIYPHIPVCVHLDHGNAPQTCMTAIQAGFTSVMMDGSLEADGKTPANWDYNVGVTKTVTDMAHLGGISVEGELGVLGSLETGMGDKEDGHGAEGKLSHDQLLTDPDEAVKFVRETKVDALAIAMGTSHGAYKFTRQPDGEILAMNVIEEIHRRLPETHLVMHGSSSVPQDLQDIINQYGGEMPQTWGVPVEEIQRGIKNGVRKVNIDTDNRMAMTGQIRKVLSENPGEFDPRKYLKPARDAMQKLCISRLEAFNTAGQASKIKKIVTLSDMAARYQSGELDPKIA; from the coding sequence ATGGCACGCATTACCCTTCGCCAGCTTCTTGACCATGCCGCCGAGCACGACTACGGCGTTCCGGCCTTCAACATCAACAACATGGAACAGGCGCTGGCCATCATGGCCGCTGCCGACCAGACCGATTCTCCCGTGATCATCCAGGCTTCGCGCGGTGCCCGCGCCTATGCCCACGACGTCATGCTGAAACACATGATGGACGCGGTTGTGGAGATCTACCCGCACATCCCGGTCTGTGTGCACCTGGACCACGGCAACGCGCCGCAGACCTGCATGACCGCCATCCAGGCCGGCTTCACCTCGGTGATGATGGACGGCTCCTTGGAAGCGGACGGCAAGACCCCGGCCAACTGGGACTACAATGTCGGCGTCACCAAGACCGTGACCGACATGGCCCATCTCGGCGGCATTTCCGTGGAAGGCGAACTCGGCGTGCTCGGATCCCTGGAAACCGGCATGGGCGACAAGGAAGACGGCCACGGCGCCGAAGGCAAGCTCAGCCATGACCAGCTGCTGACCGACCCGGACGAAGCCGTCAAGTTCGTGCGCGAGACCAAGGTCGACGCGCTGGCCATCGCCATGGGCACCAGCCACGGGGCCTACAAGTTCACCCGTCAGCCCGACGGTGAGATCCTGGCAATGAACGTGATCGAGGAAATCCACCGCCGCCTGCCGGAAACCCATCTGGTGATGCACGGTTCCTCCTCGGTGCCGCAGGACCTGCAGGACATCATCAACCAGTATGGCGGGGAAATGCCCCAGACCTGGGGCGTTCCGGTGGAAGAAATCCAGCGCGGCATCAAGAACGGCGTGCGCAAGGTCAATATCGACACCGACAACCGCATGGCCATGACCGGCCAGATCCGGAAGGTCCTGAGCGAAAACCCGGGCGAATTCGACCCTCGCAAGTATCTCAAGCCGGCACGCGACGCCATGCAGAAACTGTGCATCTCCCGCCTGGAAGCGTTCAACACCGCCGGCCAGGCCTCCAAGATCAAGAAGATCGTCACCCTGTCCGACATGGCAGCGCGGTATCAGTCCGGCGAACTGGATCCCAAGATCGCCTGA
- a CDS encoding VOC family protein, protein MKRQFTNILTEEVAVTAAFYVELLGMTPQFSSDWFVNLVDPETPGLELGILNQTSDIVPVRAQKAPAGVILTFVVDDCDTVYERARALNAVIVEAPRDLPYGQRRMVVRDPAGTFVDISSPVR, encoded by the coding sequence ATGAAGCGTCAGTTCACCAACATTCTGACCGAGGAGGTCGCCGTGACGGCGGCCTTCTACGTTGAACTGCTCGGAATGACGCCGCAGTTTTCCTCCGACTGGTTCGTCAATCTCGTCGATCCGGAGACCCCCGGACTGGAACTCGGCATTCTCAACCAGACCAGCGACATCGTGCCCGTGCGGGCCCAGAAAGCCCCCGCCGGCGTGATCCTGACCTTTGTGGTCGACGATTGCGACACCGTCTATGAGCGCGCCCGCGCGCTGAACGCCGTCATCGTCGAAGCGCCCCGCGACCTGCCCTACGGTCAGCGCCGCATGGTTGTGAGAGATCCCGCGGGAACATTTGTCGACATCAGTTCGCCGGTCCGGTAA
- a CDS encoding phosphoglycerate kinase, protein MAFKTLDDLTDIAGKRVLVRVDLNVPMDGGKVTDTTRIERVLPTIRELSEKGAKVILLAHFGRPKGEPVADMSLAPVAPAVSRLLGKPVAFADDCIGQPAEDAVAGLSNGDVLLLENTRYHAGEEKNDPDFARALAANGDIYINDAFSAAHRAHGSTEGIARLLPAYAGRTMQAELEALGSALGEPVRPVLAVVGGAKVSSKIDLLENLVSRVDMLVIGGGMANTFLAAKGVSVGKSLCEHDLADTANRIMAAADKAGCEIVLPADAVVAREFKAGADNETVALDAIPEDGMILDVGAASIDTVKGKIDTAKTLVWNGPLGAFEIAPFDTATVAAAQHAAANTRSGKLNSVAGGGDTVAALNHAGAADDFSYVSTAGGAFLEWLEGKELPGVKALEA, encoded by the coding sequence ATGGCTTTCAAAACTCTCGACGATCTGACTGACATTGCCGGCAAGCGCGTTCTGGTCCGCGTGGATCTGAACGTGCCGATGGATGGCGGCAAGGTCACCGACACAACCCGCATCGAGCGGGTGCTGCCCACGATCCGCGAACTGTCCGAAAAGGGTGCAAAGGTCATCCTGCTGGCCCATTTTGGCCGCCCCAAGGGTGAACCCGTCGCGGACATGTCCCTGGCTCCGGTGGCACCGGCCGTCTCGCGCCTGCTGGGCAAGCCGGTTGCCTTCGCCGATGACTGCATCGGCCAGCCGGCCGAAGACGCGGTCGCCGGGCTTTCGAATGGCGACGTCCTGCTTCTGGAAAACACCCGCTATCACGCCGGCGAGGAAAAGAACGACCCGGACTTCGCCAGGGCCCTGGCCGCAAATGGCGATATCTACATCAACGACGCCTTTTCCGCCGCGCACCGCGCCCACGGCTCCACCGAAGGCATCGCCAGACTGCTGCCGGCCTATGCCGGCCGCACGATGCAGGCCGAACTGGAAGCGCTCGGCTCTGCCCTCGGCGAACCGGTCCGCCCGGTGCTCGCCGTGGTCGGCGGCGCCAAGGTGTCGTCCAAGATCGACCTTCTGGAAAACCTCGTCTCCAGGGTCGACATGCTTGTCATCGGCGGCGGCATGGCCAACACATTCCTGGCCGCAAAGGGCGTCAGCGTCGGCAAGTCGCTGTGTGAACACGATCTCGCCGACACGGCAAACAGGATCATGGCCGCTGCCGACAAGGCGGGCTGCGAGATTGTCCTGCCGGCAGATGCCGTCGTTGCCAGGGAGTTCAAGGCGGGCGCCGACAACGAGACCGTCGCGCTCGACGCCATCCCGGAAGACGGCATGATCCTCGATGTCGGCGCCGCGTCCATCGACACGGTCAAGGGCAAGATCGACACCGCCAAGACCCTTGTCTGGAACGGCCCGCTCGGCGCGTTTGAAATCGCCCCGTTCGACACCGCGACCGTGGCGGCCGCGCAGCATGCCGCGGCCAACACCCGGTCCGGCAAGCTCAACTCCGTCGCCGGCGGCGGCGACACGGTGGCCGCGCTGAACCACGCGGGCGCAGCGGACGATTTTTCCTATGTCTCGACCGCCGGCGGCGCCTTCCTGGAATGGCTGGAAGGCAAGGAACTGCCGGGCGTGAAGGCGCTCGAAGCCTGA
- a CDS encoding LysE family translocator, which yields MLELFTVISLTIVVAIVPGPDFAVVLRNALIGGRLAGIMTALGIALALGVHVTYALAGIGLIVSQSILLFNALKLIGAAYLIFLGVTMYRTASKEMPSESALTGMPPLKALRWGFFTNVTNPKATMFALSVFLQVTSPATPLWTQIGYGVIMAGGVFLWFVLVTLFFTLPAVRLHFMRAKLWMERSFGVLLTLFGIGIAITTNSTRP from the coding sequence GTGCTCGAGCTATTCACCGTCATTTCCCTGACCATCGTCGTCGCCATCGTGCCCGGACCGGACTTCGCCGTCGTTCTGCGCAACGCCCTGATCGGCGGCCGCCTTGCCGGCATCATGACCGCCCTCGGCATCGCCCTGGCGCTCGGCGTCCATGTAACCTACGCCCTTGCCGGCATCGGCCTGATCGTCTCCCAGTCGATCCTGCTGTTCAACGCGCTCAAGCTGATCGGCGCCGCCTACCTGATTTTCCTTGGTGTGACCATGTACCGCACGGCCTCGAAAGAGATGCCGTCGGAAAGTGCGCTGACCGGAATGCCGCCGCTAAAGGCCTTGCGCTGGGGCTTTTTCACGAATGTGACCAATCCGAAGGCGACCATGTTCGCGCTCAGCGTGTTCCTTCAGGTCACCTCTCCGGCAACACCGCTCTGGACCCAGATCGGCTATGGCGTGATCATGGCCGGCGGCGTGTTCCTCTGGTTCGTCCTGGTCACGCTGTTCTTCACCCTGCCGGCGGTCCGGCTGCACTTCATGCGCGCCAAACTCTGGATGGAGCGCTCCTTCGGTGTCCTGCTGACGCTCTTCGGCATCGGCATCGCTATCACAACCAATTCGACCCGTCCCTGA
- the gap gene encoding type I glyceraldehyde-3-phosphate dehydrogenase: protein MVTKVAINGFGRIGRNVLRAIVESGRTDIEVVAINDLGPVETNAHLLRYDSVHGRFPADVAVNGDTISVGGGNPIKVTAIRDPKDLPWGELGVEVAMECTGIFTAKEKASLHLEAGAKRVLVSAPAAGADKTIVYGVNHDALTADDLVVSNASCTTNCLSPVAYVLNEAVGIEKGFMTTIHSYTGDQPTLDTMHKDLYRARAAAMSMIPTSTGAAKAVGLVLPELNGKLDGVAIRVPTPNVSVVDLNFIAKRETSVEEINAAVKAAADGKLKGILGYTEDPLVSMDFNHDSHSSVFHMDQTKVMDGTFVRILSWYDNEWGFSNRMADTAIAMAKLI, encoded by the coding sequence ATGGTAACCAAGGTAGCAATCAACGGATTTGGACGTATCGGCCGCAACGTGTTGCGCGCCATCGTCGAATCCGGTCGCACCGACATCGAAGTTGTTGCGATCAATGACCTCGGCCCGGTCGAGACCAACGCACACCTCTTGCGCTACGACAGCGTTCATGGCCGTTTCCCGGCCGACGTCGCGGTCAATGGCGACACCATCTCGGTTGGTGGCGGCAATCCGATCAAGGTGACCGCGATCCGCGACCCGAAGGACCTGCCCTGGGGCGAGCTCGGCGTGGAAGTCGCCATGGAGTGCACCGGCATCTTCACAGCCAAGGAAAAGGCGTCCTTGCACCTGGAAGCCGGCGCCAAGCGCGTGCTGGTCTCCGCCCCGGCCGCCGGTGCCGACAAGACCATCGTCTACGGCGTCAACCACGACGCGCTGACCGCCGACGACCTGGTCGTGTCCAACGCGTCCTGCACCACCAACTGCCTGTCCCCGGTCGCCTATGTCCTCAATGAAGCCGTCGGCATCGAGAAGGGCTTCATGACCACGATCCACTCCTATACCGGTGACCAGCCGACCCTGGACACCATGCACAAGGATCTCTACCGCGCCCGCGCCGCGGCCATGTCCATGATCCCGACCTCCACCGGCGCCGCCAAGGCCGTCGGGCTGGTGCTGCCGGAGCTGAACGGCAAGTTGGACGGTGTCGCCATCCGCGTGCCGACCCCGAACGTGTCCGTGGTCGACCTCAATTTCATCGCCAAGCGCGAGACCTCCGTCGAGGAAATCAACGCGGCCGTCAAGGCCGCCGCCGACGGCAAGCTGAAGGGTATCCTGGGCTACACCGAAGATCCGCTCGTCTCCATGGACTTCAACCACGACAGCCATTCGTCGGTCTTCCACATGGACCAGACCAAGGTCATGGACGGCACCTTCGTGCGCATCCTGTCCTGGTACGACAACGAGTGGGGCTTCTCCAACCGCATGGCCGACACGGCCATCGCCATGGCGAAACTCATCTAG